Proteins encoded in a region of the Perca fluviatilis chromosome 8, GENO_Pfluv_1.0, whole genome shotgun sequence genome:
- the LOC120563974 gene encoding leucine-rich repeat-containing protein 17-like isoform X1 — protein MHVTSSLLLASLLLLLLPSTEMKRPGKGRGLRGARHKLTHDRVRSAARHTRSGPSRLVASDCSELTESGDFFVDCQDRHLTSIPTSQTWSKQPKHLLLARNQIKVLRDGAFFGFESLTSLDLQQNQISLVEEGAFQGLTRLTTLLLQHNHLGTLSEEALIPMPNLRYLRLYDNPWNCLCPMDSLVRTLQVPSNRNLGNHARCAEPIRLKGIKLKQIDPILLCKERDPTSNRTDPTDPVKPIPIRIRPDATTLCHTYLFPQIQVDCRKRGLTEVPTGISEDVVHIDLSHNSIRHLKARNFQTARSLRTLNISHNNMEHIDTASLFGLLHLRELDLSDNSLHFIQYGVLEDLYFLSQLKLGGNPWVCDYSIHYMVYWLRLHPGVRHSGLLCHSPPEHTGKSVAKYVHSYNGECPKDRQQSRTDPDQSNPELWNTPMEVQGELEEEELEPSHLRVPQKYQIIRLS, from the exons ATGCATGtgacctcctctctcctcttagcctctctgctcctcctcctgctcccgTCCACCGAAATGAAAAGACCCGGGAAGGGCAGAGGCCTCAGGGGGGCgagacacaaactcacacacgaTAG AGTAAGAAGTGCTGCGCGTCACACCAGATCAGGCCCCTCCAGGCTTGTGGCATCTGACTGCTCAGAGTTGACAGAATCTGGAGACTTCTTTGTAGACTGTCAAGACCGACACCTCACCTCCATTCCCACCTCACAGACCTGGTCCAAACAACCAAAGCACCTCCTTCTAGCACGCAACCAGATCAAAGTCCTTCGTGATGGGGCCTTCTTTGGATTTGAGAGTTTAACTAGTCTGGACCTGCAGCAGAATCAGATCTCTTTAGTGGAGGAAGGGGCTTTCCAGGGCCTGACACGCCTTACaaccctgctgctgcagcacaACCACCTGGGAACACTTAGCGAGGAGGCCCTCATCCCCATGCCAAACCTTCGCTACCTACGTCTTTATGATAATCCCTGGAATTGTCTCTGCCCGATGGACAGTCTCGTACGTACCCTACAGGTCCCAAGCAACCGTAATCTAGGAAATCATGCCAG GTGTGCAGAGCCCATCAGGCTGAAAGGCATTAAGTTGAAGCAGATTGACCCCATATTACTTTGTAAGGAGAGAGACCCAACCAGCAACCGAACAGATCCCACAGACCCTGTAAAGCCCATACCAATTCGCATAAGACCAGATGCCACCACATTATGCCATACCTACCTTTTCCCCCAAATACAGGTGGACTGCCGTAAAAGAG GTCTAACCGAGGTGCCTACAGGTATTTCAGAGGATGTTGTTCACATTGATCTGTCCCATAATTCAATTCGTCATCTCAAAGCCAGAAATTTCCAAACAGCGAGGAGCCTCAGAACCCTTAACATCAGTCATAACAATATGGAGCACATTGACACAG CTTCCCTGTTTGGGCTGCTGCACCTTCGTGAGCTGGACCTGTCTGACAACAGCCTGCATTTTATCCAGTACGGAGTTCTTGAAGACCTTTACTTCCTGTCACAGCTAAAACTGGGAGGAAACCCCTGGGTGTGTGACTATAG CATCCACTACATGGTGTACTGGCTGCGTCTGCACCCAGGGGTGAGGCACTCTGGCCTGCTGTGTCACTCCCCTCCTGAACATACTGGGAAGAGTGTAGCGAAGTATGTGCATTCCTACAACGGAGAGTGTCCAAAGGACAGACAGCAAAGCAGAACAGATCCAGACCAATCAAACCCTGAACTATGGAATACACCAATGGAAGTGCAAggagagctggaggaggaggagctggagccGAGCCATTTGAGAGTACCGCAGAAATACCAGATCATCAGGCTGTCCTGA
- the armc10 gene encoding armadillo repeat-containing protein 10 has translation MGDGSITPRLGNMKALLGIVAGAGASYGLYKLMSGGSFKRNKKSAATESPGVRSSQPIEVTLQPGSLLARVSGLDVVCPRPVGVASADIIHQSPGNLDPQHLKMLLSCLQTSNNPPDRCRILLTLGNSAAFTVNQNLIREFEGIHMIAGFLSDPVAEVRVQTLNALNNLCMNIQNQEHIKVYVPQVLELIEMSPVNSDLQLGALRLLTNLSVTDKHQHLLKESITLLLSLLVVSIEALQVQTLKVLVNLSSNPDMMDDIVQAQAPASVVLLFDARTAPAVLLRLLTFAGNLKAWRPSAQVADELRRKQDCLFRVMLDESSQLHSRLVQLLSHPDGEIQSQVARILT, from the exons ATGGGCGATGGCAGCATTACTCCCAGGCTCGGCAACATGAAAGCGTTGCTTGGGATAGTTGCCGGAGCTGGAGCTTCCTACGGGTTATACAAACTCATGAGCGGGGGAAGCTTCAAGAGAAACAAGAAAAGTGCTGCCACTGAAAGTCCTGGTGTCAGGAGCAGTCAGCCCATTGAAGTTACCCTACAGCCGGGCAGCCTGCTGGCCAGAGTGTCTGGACTGGATGTTGTCTGTCCCCGACCAGTGGGTGTTGCATCAG CTGACATCATCCACCAGTCCCCTGGCAACCTTGATCCACAGCACTTGAAAATGCTGCTGTCGTGTTTGCAGACCAGCAATAATCCACCAGACAGATGTCGAATCCTACTTACGTTAGGAAATTCTGCTGCCTTTACTGTGAATCAG AATCTAATACGGGAATTTGAAGGCATTCATATGATAGCTGGTTTCCTCTCTGATCCTGTGGCAGAGGTTAGAGTGCAGACTCTAAATGCTTTAAATAATCTGTGTATGAACATCCAGAACCAGGAACATATAAAG GTTTATGTGCCACAAGTGCTGGAGCTGATAGAGATGTCGCCAGTGAATTCTGACCTTCAGCTTGGTGCTCTCAGGCTGCTGACAAACCTTTCAGTCACAGATAAACATCAACACTTGCTTAAAGAATCAATTACACTTTTACTCTCTCTACTTGTCGTGAGCATCGAAGCATTACAG GTTCAGACTTTGAAAGTCCTTGTGAATCTGTCATCCAATCCAGATATGATGGATGACATTGTTCAAGCTCAG GCACCAGCTTCTGTTGTGCTGCTGTTTGACGCACGAACAGCCCCTGCGGTGCTTCTGCGACTGCTGACCTTTGCAGGGAACTTAAAGGCCTGGAGGCCCTCAGCCCAGGTGGCTGATGAACTGAGGCGGAAGCAGGATTGCCTTTTCCGGGTCATGTTAGATGAGTCTTCCCAGCTCCACAGCAGACTGGTCCAGCTGCTTTCACACCCTGATGGGGAGATTCAGTCCCAGGTGGCCCGCATCTTGACATAG
- the LOC120563974 gene encoding leucine-rich repeat-containing protein 17-like isoform X2, with translation MRLWQPFPVFRCAEPIRLKGIKLKQIDPILLCKERDPTSNRTDPTDPVKPIPIRIRPDATTLCHTYLFPQIQVDCRKRGLTEVPTGISEDVVHIDLSHNSIRHLKARNFQTARSLRTLNISHNNMEHIDTASLFGLLHLRELDLSDNSLHFIQYGVLEDLYFLSQLKLGGNPWVCDYSIHYMVYWLRLHPGVRHSGLLCHSPPEHTGKSVAKYVHSYNGECPKDRQQSRTDPDQSNPELWNTPMEVQGELEEEELEPSHLRVPQKYQIIRLS, from the exons GTGTGCAGAGCCCATCAGGCTGAAAGGCATTAAGTTGAAGCAGATTGACCCCATATTACTTTGTAAGGAGAGAGACCCAACCAGCAACCGAACAGATCCCACAGACCCTGTAAAGCCCATACCAATTCGCATAAGACCAGATGCCACCACATTATGCCATACCTACCTTTTCCCCCAAATACAGGTGGACTGCCGTAAAAGAG GTCTAACCGAGGTGCCTACAGGTATTTCAGAGGATGTTGTTCACATTGATCTGTCCCATAATTCAATTCGTCATCTCAAAGCCAGAAATTTCCAAACAGCGAGGAGCCTCAGAACCCTTAACATCAGTCATAACAATATGGAGCACATTGACACAG CTTCCCTGTTTGGGCTGCTGCACCTTCGTGAGCTGGACCTGTCTGACAACAGCCTGCATTTTATCCAGTACGGAGTTCTTGAAGACCTTTACTTCCTGTCACAGCTAAAACTGGGAGGAAACCCCTGGGTGTGTGACTATAG CATCCACTACATGGTGTACTGGCTGCGTCTGCACCCAGGGGTGAGGCACTCTGGCCTGCTGTGTCACTCCCCTCCTGAACATACTGGGAAGAGTGTAGCGAAGTATGTGCATTCCTACAACGGAGAGTGTCCAAAGGACAGACAGCAAAGCAGAACAGATCCAGACCAATCAAACCCTGAACTATGGAATACACCAATGGAAGTGCAAggagagctggaggaggaggagctggagccGAGCCATTTGAGAGTACCGCAGAAATACCAGATCATCAGGCTGTCCTGA